The Aerosakkonema funiforme FACHB-1375 genome segment TTTGGGAATACCCATAGACAATAGTTCTTCACCAACATCGATATCAGTGGTATTTTGCTGAAGCCAAATTTTGCCGTCTTTGATATCGAAATGTAAGACAGTGTAATAGATTCGCTTTAAGCCTTTCCAGCCGACACGCATGAGTTGGTAGCGATCCCGCACTGGGTCAAAAAATAGTTGGCTTTCTATATCTTCGTCACGGGATTTATATTGGCTATGCTTTGAGAGGATAGTTTGGATGCAGGAACGATAAAACTCTAGTTTATCCATTGCAAGATCTCCTCATTTATTGGTTCGTAAACAATTAGTTTGAGTTGATATCTTTGTTTGACCGTTTGAGCAAATTGGCTTTGAAAAAAAGTATCATAAGTTTCTAGTGGTATGGCCAAATAAAGTTGACGATCGGGTTCTTTTGCTTCCAGCATAACGCGGTAGTTAAGAAATTGCCCTAAAGCTGTATGAAAATCGCTAATTGCTGAAGTCCCAATAAAGCTTTTAATCTCAACAGCAATTTTTTCTTCACCCCGTTTTGCTGCAAGCAACCGTTCAGCCGCTAGATCGATTTTGACCTTGACTTCTTCCCATTCTAATTCTAAAGGATCGTCGGTGATAATCCATTGCTCTTTCTCCAGACCCCGTTTTACAGCTTCATGGAATAGGTCTTTTGCAGACATAAGAGTGCTCAAGCCGATCTTGTAAACTGTGGTCCGAAACCTAACCAACCAACTAACTATTGTCTCATATCACAGTGGATTGGGGGAAGATAACGTTTTGACGCACTCTCCCCCTGCCCCCTCTCTGTGCAAGAGAACCTCCTGCGGTCTTTATGATAAGTCTTTAGCCGGACACGATATGAGAGGTCGGGTTGATCGCTTTTACCACTCCCCAATCATTTCTGCGCCCAAGAATCAC includes the following:
- a CDS encoding XisI protein; protein product: MDKLEFYRSCIQTILSKHSQYKSRDEDIESQLFFDPVRDRYQLMRVGWKGLKRIYYTVLHFDIKDGKIWLQQNTTDIDVGEELLSMGIPKEDIVLGLHPPYKRPYTNYGVA
- a CDS encoding XisH family protein, encoding MSAKDLFHEAVKRGLEKEQWIITDDPLELEWEEVKVKIDLAAERLLAAKRGEEKIAVEIKSFIGTSAISDFHTALGQFLNYRVMLEAKEPDRQLYLAIPLETYDTFFQSQFAQTVKQRYQLKLIVYEPINEEILQWIN